A stretch of DNA from Takifugu flavidus isolate HTHZ2018 chromosome 13, ASM371156v2, whole genome shotgun sequence:
CCACATTGACTAACTGACCCACGACGAATGCCTGACCACGTGATCTGTTTTGCTCCAGCTTCACTATCAACAATAGAGAGACCTTCTTTTCCAATTCCACCAGAAGCCGAATCGTTCACCACGTTCTGCAGCGCACCAAGTACGAGGACGGGAAGTCAAAGATGGGTGAGGCGCcgcacctcttcctctttcgCTGCGTCTAATGTCGATTGGAAATGTGCCGCTTTGTTGCGGTGGGAACGTGGGCCGCTGCTTTTCCCCCTCTAAACGAGCAAAcgatccctcccatctcatcccACTATCTCGTCAGGCTGCTGCCCACATTCCAGGCCGATTAAAAACTGGCCTGCGAGGCCCAGAATGGATTtctcatgaatatttcatcccTGTTGACCACTCTGATACTCTCCGCTATCCAATAACGGAGATCAGCTTTGCCACAATCGTGGAAAATCCTTCTCAAATCCCGCCCGCTGTTCCCACATTTGCTCTTTATTTTTGAGgacaaaaaaagccaacaaaagtCTCTCGCTGAGACGCGACCGTACAGGGAATAGTTCTGGCTCATGGCGGATGGGAGACGCTGTTGTTCTGCAGCGCCCGCCGCCGCTCCGACGTCTAACCTGCGAGCTTTAGGCCTCTAATGTGGTTACGTAATGCAGTAAGCCCTCAGATTCATCTCCCACCTCTGACAGTGCCTGGAACCTTAATTTGGCTCTTGTTTTGTTCCTGCGTGTAACTAAATGTTAGCATCACgtgctcttttgtttttgttttttttttaccccaggGATCAACCGGTTGTTGGGTAACAACACGTACGAGGCTGCGTTTCCTCCTCACGAGGTGAGAAGATGCTTTCATGGCACCTAATggcctaacccccccccccccctttgaaaGCTCCACGGTCCTCTGTCTCATCAGGGCGGTTATAAGAGCCGACACCCAATTAAGACGCACGGCGCCCAGAACCACAGGCACCTCCTGTACGAGCGCTGGGCTCGCTGGGGGATCTGGTACAAGTACCAGCCCCTTGATCTCATCAGGTAATCCCCTTTGATTCAACTATTGCAACTTTGTGGGTCGTTTTCTGTACGTGGTTGTGTTATTGACGTGTTATAACAACACAAGGTCATCTGGCGGAGACGATTCCCTCAaattaggttttttttcttctcatctctcctcccGAGGAGACTTTTCTTAGATGTTGGCTTAATTACCAGCgagagggaggtggagatgCAATAACTGGAGACTTTGTTCAACGTTATTCACATTCTCCTGCTGATTTTACTGCACATGAATGATAAAACGCAACACTTTATGACAAATATGTTTAAAATTTTTGGTGTTCACGGTAAAAACCCAAGCGCGGCTGCTGGCGAAAGAAACGATTATTAACCAGGAGACGCCGTCGTTGAATAATCACTTGGAAACTTCACCATTTACCCAAAGGGGCCGTTTATTAGAGCTCGTTAACTGTGTGGCTGCGTGTCTGCGAATAAATCAGTAAAAAGGCACAAAACATGGGCTTCATCGtttatttactgtataaaaAGGTGGAATACTTTATAACACAGCAATAGCGGCTGTAATTACACTCCTGCGGCGTTATTGGCTAATCCAGTAAAGCGTCGTTACGGCAGTAATTATATGGAATAAAGCGCAgcacaaaggaaacaaatgtgGAATAATTCACCATCCTTCACACTGTCGCACTGTGTATCGTTTCCCGTTCCTCAGGTGTCCTTCTAGTAAAACTCCGTCCCTTTTCCAGTCGCTCATCCTTTGTTTCATCCGTTCCTCCCTttgcctcttctcctcttcctcccatttcTTCTGCAGTTTCgccttctccctctttctttgctTCATCCGTTCCTCCCTttgcctcttctcctcttccttccattTCATCTGCAGTTGCgccttcttctttctctttctttgcttCTTCAGCTCcgcttttttctgtttcttgctCCTCTTCTGGTTTCTGTTCCTCAGccgttttcttctcttttgctcttcctctttttgtttgatcctctccagctgttccattttcttcacctcctcttcgTCTCCCAGTTTCTGTATTAgggcctcttcctcctcttcctcctcctcctcttcctcctcctcctttaacaCCTCCTCCGTAGGTGTCTTcactttcacctcctcctcctcctcttcctcctcctcctttaacaCCTCCTCCGTAGGTGTCTTcactttcacctcctcctcctcctcttcctcctcttcctcctcctcctgttccttcAACACCTCCTCTGCAGGTGTActggcctcttcctcctcctcctcctcctcctctcctcctcctcctctcctcctcctcctcctgttcctgtaACTCTACAGGTGTGTCTACCTCTTCTGGGTCCTTTAGCTCTGCTTTTGTCTCTacctccatttcctcctcctcctgctcttcctcctcctcttgtttcTTCACCTCTCccaccttcttcttcctccatttCTTGTTCATTGCTTTCATCTTTACAAACGACCAGTaactcttcacctcctcccgtTTCTCCGCCTCCCCTCCGTCATTGTctttgcatttcttcttctttgatctCCTGAAACGTTCCGTCATCTTTTTTGATGTCTTCTCAGGCTTCAGCCTTTTTTTACCTGCTTCTTCACGTTTGtgctccatctcctcttttTCAAGCCCTTTCCAGAATTTACGTAGATcataaaaccttttttctcttgcttttttttccattctggTCTTTATTCAAAGGTAACCAGTAGTTGCTCTGGTTAGAAGAGCTACTGATCTGCAGAACATTTAAGGTTGTCGACGTTTCAGTCAGTCAACATTATAGTTGAGGCGATTGCAAACTATATAGTACATAAATGTAACTTATATTAAGATGCCAGAGGTGTTTAACTATTATTATGAAAGATGCTGTGTAACTAATATGGTAAAAGAGCTGCTGTGACTATTATGATCAAAGAGATGTTCTGAGATCAAAGGACTTTTGTTGTGAGTGGCAAAAAAGTGAAATCCCAGCCGTGTTACCATGGCAAGTTATCcagttaccatggtaacagggCTGGGAATTCAGTTTTTTTGCCTCTCAcaacaaaagaataaaatgaaatgtgtgtaaatatttacatgaaCTACATCAATTTTAGTATTTGTCTATTGAAATATccctttaattatttttttccttgctGTATCCTGTTCGGGGTGATGGCGAGGGGCCTGGAGGCGGGAGCAGATACCTGCGTCTTTTCCTCAGTCTCATCATGCTAGCATGTTTTAGCATCGTGACGCTGCTCTTTATCAGAAGAGAAACCTACCTTTGGCTGTTTGGTCATCGCCTTGCCCAAAGGCACTTTGACAGCTGTGCTTTAGGGAGCACATTTCTTTATTGATTTATGTCCCCTTTGTCTCCCCTCTGAGTCTCCGAGCTGCCGTGACAGCGTCGTGCTGCTCGGTTAATGACGCTGCTTGTATTTACTGCTGGACTCTGACCCAGGAGGTACTTCGGAGAGAAGATCGGCCTGTATTTTGCGTGGCTGGGCTGGTACACCGGCATGCTGATCCCAGCGGCCCTGGTTGGCGTGTTTGTCTTCCTCTACGGCCTCTTCACCATGGATTCCAGCCAAGTCAGGTCAGTTTCAAACCACGCCGCCGATGCTCCGACGGAAGGTGCGGCTCATCGCTCCGGCTCGTTCTCTCCCCAGTAAAGAGATCTGCGAAGCCAACACGACCATCATGTGTCCCATGTGCGAGGACACGTGTGAACCGTGGACGCTGAGCGACAGCTGCGTCTATGCAAAGGTGCGTGCGCCTCTGCGGTCATGGACTAAACATGCAACACACTAGTGATTCTTAATTACAGATGAGATGCAGAGCACACAATTTATGGCTCTACTGAGAATATTTAATTATTCGGTTGTTCAGATGATGGgatttccctccattttgagATTAAAGGTTGATGCTGAtggggggtcatgtgacctgcagagGCCTGAAAAAGCTTCAAACTTAAACCATAATTCTGTCCTGACTACATCATTTGTAGGACACAAGTGCCTGCTATCAGGCAAATGACGGTTTTGGAACATTAACGTTAACAACGCTCTATAAACCAGCTAACTGCCCCCACGAATCACACGTCCTTCCAGCGGTCGTCGGAATCCTCCTTTCATCAAAGGAGGCGAATGaactgtttaaataaaatgctgCTCCGTAAACGTCGTTGCCGTCCtggtgctgccgctgccgcctgACTGCAGTTTTTACTTGTATGTTTGCAGGTGACCTATCTGTTCGATAACGGCGGCACCGTGTTCTTTGCCATCTTCATGGCTATATGGGGTAGgttttctctgcctcttcccTTTTTCTGAGCTTGCTGAAACCTCCCAGGAATTCAGCTCTGTTTAGACAACACTCTGGCTCGCACTCTCGGCCCGACTCGGCTAAACACATTACGAGAACCCAACATAACAAACactctgcagcacaaacaccaGTGAGCTCCACTCCACGAAACACTTGTCTGCATAAATCCACTTCCCGTCCTGGTGTAATTAGATAATTACAggtaataaaaacatttccCCTCAGAGGCGGCCTGGATCATGTTGTCACTGTTGCGGGCTTGTATAGCAGCGATGGTTCCGACGGTATCTGACACCTGGACCACAGGGAACACTCACTGTCCTCAGCTCAGGTGAACTGAAGCCCAGCAAAGCCCGGCTGGCCTCGTTCTGAATCCTCCATTAAAGCTTTTGGGCAAAGAGCTGGGGAACTTTGACGGCTGCCATGTTGTAGCGCGCACAAGTGTGAGATAGAAATGTAGAGTTGTTTATCCCAAGGGGCTGAATGTAGGCAACATTTGCCTCTCCTCCAGCCAAAGTGGGTCAGACTATATTAAACTGCGCCAAAAGTTGTTGGTGTTCTGCTGCTTTTCAGGGCTGCGGATCCCAAATGTGGAATGTTTAGTAGATCGAAACACAAAGTTTACAGAGCAGCAACTCACAAAAAAGGAGGGTGGGGGATTATGTTTGATGGAATAAAATACAGggacaaaaataacatttgtgTCAGATGAAAAGTGAGATTCCTTCTCGCCATTGTTCATTGGCTCTGTATATTTAatcagtgcattgtgggaagtgTGAAAGGCCCCCTGCTGATCTGTCCTCACTCAACTGCAGTGCATGAAAATTTTGACAGGAATAGATTACGATCGGGGATTTTCTGCTCCAACACAGCGCGGTACAAAGGAAACGAAGCTCCCCTGATTGAATTCTGCACCAGTTTTGAAGCCTTTGAGCAGAAAATTGATCCTTTCAGCAGGCAACAGTCTGCCATTTCAGATAAGTcctccatatatttaaaaagaaggcTGAAAGCATCCTCAGGCGCGGCGCTGCTGGACCTGCGTTTCACCGCCTGGCTGTGGCGTGGCCTTCGCCGCCGCTGCGATCAATAACAATTCATATTCCATATCTACTTTGCAGCCACGGTATTCCTGGAGTTCTGGAAAAGAAGGAGAGCCGAACTGACCTATGACTGGGATCTCATTGattgggaggaggaagaggtatgtcctcaatatcaatatcaatatcaatcgaTCACTTCACAGTTTTATTGTGCAGGCAAGTGAGATCTATTCACTAAATGTGACTTACTCCatatggtggtggtggtggggggggggggtgcttcaTTGTGGTGTACAATAATTCACTACTGGAATGTGCTTTTCAaacaaggaggagctgaggccTCAGTTTGAAGCCAAGTACTCCAGACGGGAGCGAGTCAACCCCATTTCTGGAAAGCCTGAGCCTTTCCAGCCCTTCTCAGACAAACTCAGTCGGCTCATGGTGTCTGTGTCTGGAATTTTCTTCATGGTAATCCCTTTCATAGTTGAATAATCTGTCCTTTCGGGATTTACGCGTTCACCGTTATTCCGCAGGCCATCTTTGAAAAGTCAGCAGCGGGGAAACGTCGCCCCCTGGCGGGTGTAAATTGTAACGAACCGCTGGATTTGGcccgtgttttgttttttaggttAAAGCTTATATGAGAATGATCGATGTTTCTCAGAACATGTGTGTCTTAATGGAGATTTTCCCATTAAGGTCTCATTTCTCTCCCTCCGTTATGTCTGTTTAGATTTCCCTCGTCCTGACCGCCGTGTTTGCCGTGGTGGTTTTCCGTCTCATTGCAATGGAGAAGTTTGCCTCCATCAACTTGTATTTTGTGAAGAAGAACTGGCAGTTTGCCACCTCTGGCACTGGCGTCTGCATCAATTTCATGATCATCATGTCCCTCAATGTGGTAGGTCCCCGCAGAAGCCTCATCACTCACGAGCGCCATCAAACCAATGGCTCATTATGGAATGTTGTTCCTCTGACAttcccctcgctcctcctctcccactttGATGATTATGAGTTTTATCCTCTTGCCAGGTGTATGAAAAGGTGGCCTATCTGCTGACAAATTTGGGTGAGCACTGTGCACGTGGCGCGTGCATTCATGCCTTCGTTATCTCTTATATTCCAGATGGTTGGCAGGCATTTCTATTCTTGCTCGTCCACCTCCCAACCCCCGTTTCTGTCCCCTTCAGAGCACCCACGGACGGAGTCTGAGTGGGAGAACAGCTTCGCGCTGAAGATGTTCCTCTTCCAGTTTGTCAATCTGAACAGCTCCACGTTTTACATCGCCTTTTTTCTGGGAAGGTAGGCCCGCTGCCAGAAACGATGCACCTTTCAAGCTCCCCCTGACTTCACCGCCAAGTATTCCTCCTTGTTTTTCGCTGACCTCGGCTTCCAGAATCGACAACATTCCGTCCTGACGGGTGTCGTCattgacacttttttttttctttttctaaagcTAAAAGATCTCAAACTGAATTTCTGCTGATCCGTTCAGGTTTGCCGGCAGACCCGGAAAGTACAATAAACTCTTTGATCGATGGAGACTGGAAGAGGTTAGTACAGCCGACGTTCCCATAATGAAGTGAtgatttccttctgtttctgtttacACTTGGAATCATCAAGTCATCCATCTTTCTAAGTTCTCTCCACTGCAGACTGTTCACACACTCAAAAACGTGGTGAGAGTGTGTCTTAGGTTTATTTTCATCCAGGTTCTTTTGCTCCCAGTGTCACCCGAGTGGCTGTCTGATCGATCTGTGCCTGCAAATGGGAGTCATCATGTTCTTCAAACAAATCTGGAACAACTTCATGGAGCTCGGTTACCCGTAAGTCTCGTTATGAATTCCCAGGTTTATTCCCGTTACTGTGGCTACGGGGGATTGGCACTGCACGCCTTTTTCATACTCTAATTTGAGCGGTCGACCTATGAGtaaccacctcctcctgatggTGACGGACGCCCATTGATTACCTGACCGTCAGCCAATTATTCTACTTCTACCGTTCCAGCTTGCTGCAGAACTGGTGGTCTcgcaggaagatgaagaagggagggagcggagggcaGAATATAGAAAACAAATCCCAGCTGCCACAGTGGGACCAAGACTGGAATCTCCAGCCCATGAACGCTCACGGGCTGGTGGACGAATACCTGGAAATGGGTAAAACGCCGCGTTGCCTTTTGGCACAGACCCCGTTTCTGTCCGGGAGTGTTCTGGTACGTCGTAACGCCGCCCCCTGTCGTCGTGTGTTGTGATGCGTCTCCGTCACAGTTCTCCAGTTCGGATTCACCACCATCTTCGTGGCGGCGTTCCCGCTGGCGCCCCTCCTGGCTCTGCTCAACAACATCATCGAGATTCGCCTGGACGCCTACAAGTTTGTCACTCAGTGGAGGAGACCCATGCCAGCCCGAGCCACTGACATaggtccaacacacacacacacacacacaccacacacacacacacacacacctccacagtGTGAATTCTATTTTTAGACCAACATTACATAATGGAGGCAACATTTTCCATCCTATGGAGATGTATGCTGCCACATCTGCTGTTGTGCAGACCGCCATATgtcctgcccctcctccctctcctccacctctatgtatgccccccccccccatttcccAACTGTCATATAATGATATAATGTGACCAAATGCTTCTCTGGACATGCTCCCCTGAATCTGAAAGAAAAATCCACCAAGAAAACATTTATAATCAAGCTTTTTCCGCTttaacatacacacactttccccttttcctttaaaaagtcaattctttttctttttcttttcaggtgTATGGCACGGCATTCTGGAAGGCATAGGGGTGCTGGCAGTGATCACGAACGCCTTCGTCATCGCCATCACCTCGGACTACATCCCCCGCTTCGTCTACGCCTTCAAATACGGCCCCTGTGTGGAGAACAGTGAGGATGAGTAAGGACGACTCGGACGTTTCTGCTTTAACTGTAGCGCGATGGCGGTCTGACCGTGCGCTCGTCGGCCCTCAGGTGTCTGCGAGGTTACATGAACAGCAGCCTCTCTGTGTTTGAGATGACGGCGGCCGACGGCAACCAGACCCGATACTGCAGGTACAGAGACTACAGGGCGCCGCCCTGGAGCGCCGTGCCGTACGAGTTCACCCTGCAGTTCTGGCACGTCTTAGCCGCCAGACTGGCCTTCATCATCGTATTCGAGGTCtgtttcttttctgtgtgtgtgtgtgtgtgtgtgtgtgtgtgtgtgtgtgtgtgtgtgtgtgtgttttgatttaGCTCACTTTTATGTGCTGTTATTGAAAAATGAAACCTTTTAAAGTTTGGAAATTTCACTTAAACCCATAGATTAAGCTGCAAATTATATGGTAATCCAGGCAGAAAATGTCAAGTTCTTTCCCCCGACAGCACTTTTGTtccaagagtgtgtgtgtgtgtgtgtgtgtgtgtgtgtgtgtgtgtgtgtgtgtttgcttgcttgcttgTTTGCAAAATGAGGCAGCGTGGAAGGTATTTCATAGCTGTTTACTGTGCCGCTCAGCACCTGGTGTTCGGGATCAAGTCCTTCATCGCGTACCTCATCCCAGACATGCCGAAGGACCTCTGCGATCgtatgaggagggaaaagtACCTGATGCAGGAGATGATGTACGAAGCCGAGCTGGAGCACTTGCAGAAGGAGCGCAAGAAAAACGGACGGCGTTATCACCACGAATGGCCTTAGCTCCTCCCCCCCACGCACCAAAGATCTCACCGCCCCGTCCAGGGTCCAGATCCTGCCTCCCAAACCTGTCAGGCCCCCAGTCCTGAGCGTCTCTGAGTCCGTGGCTCCGCCCCTTTGACCTGGACCCGCTGGCTTGCCCGCCCGTCTTCATCAAACCTGGTCTTCCTCGTCAGTACGGCATCATGGCTTCGCTGGAACATCCTGTGCAATTTTAACGTCTACTATGCAGATCAAGGGCTGCAAACCACTGTCCTCTTCTGAAACCACctggaattgtgtgtgtgtgtgtgtgtgtgtgtgtgtgtgtgtgtgtgtgtgtgtgtgctgctagATGCAGCTGGCAGCATTATTGTGCATTAACAGAACTCCTCTTATCTGTTTATGCTGCGGCGCTTCATTGTGTTCTTGCAAATGTGTTTCTGCTGATGTGTCTACCAAAAcaaccctctctctctctctctctctctctctctctctctctgtcctctctctctctctctctgtccctctctctctgtcctctctctctctctgtctctctctgtctctctctctgactctctctctctctctctctgtctctctctctctctctgtccctctctctctctctctctctcctctctctgcctctctctctgtctctctctttgtccctctctctctctctgtctctgtctctctgtccctgtctctctctctattaaGCGACTGTAAATCGCCCTTGGAAGCATGCAGAACAATatttgcagctttttttttctgtgaactGCAAcgagagaagaggggaaaaaaagaccagAACCACAGCTCTCGCCGTGGATCGTGCGTGTTTCGACATTCATCCTGAGCTGGATTAAAAGTGCATGGTAGAGATTCTTCCTCATCAGCCCTGGTCCTGATGCCCGGCCCCCTGCGTGTTGATGTCCGTGCTCGCTGCGGGAATGTGAACTTGACTGTGCCTACAGTTGTGCTCACCACAATTGTCACCAACATCACGTGTGCCTGCGcatgatttcctttttttaagcgAAAGGATCGTCGTCGCCCCCcgctccccccctccttcccagcTGGATCTTCGGTGAACTCTCCGAAACATCCTTGAGGGACTCGTTCTTTGGACGCGAGTCGCACCGCCGTATCTGCCTGACGGCTCCGGCCTGTTTTACATTTGGTGGAGATACCTGTGGCTTGGACGTCGggtccctctgctgctcctcaccgTCCCTCAGCCGAGGCCCCAGCCATGAGTCTC
This window harbors:
- the ano3 gene encoding anoctamin-3 isoform X3; the protein is MVHHSGSIQSFKQQKGMHTSISEILKEKSLKPSRRSLPCLVQSQTHPINLNHFLSVPLNPAPKPEADGLSQSVSTSCSLLPPHTAEEGEDLCVEEPEVSSCEPRAEESIPAQKPVSRAKLEARADSVQGKTPVGSSGLFFRDGKKRIDYILVYKKSSPQVEKRCTFEKNLRAEGLMLEKEPSLTNNDIMFVKIHAPWDALCKYAEQMNIRMPFRKKCYFTDWKSKTLGRFHRRCRQFKSWLPRNPMKLDKEALPDLEETDCYTAPFSRARMHHFTINNRETFFSNSTRSRIVHHVLQRTKYEDGKSKMGINRLLGNNTYEAAFPPHEGGYKSRHPIKTHGAQNHRHLLYERWARWGIWYKYQPLDLIRRYFGEKIGLYFAWLGWYTGMLIPAALVGVFVFLYGLFTMDSSQVSKEICEANTTIMCPMCEDTCEPWTLSDSCVYAKVTYLFDNGGTVFFAIFMAIWATVFLEFWKRRRAELTYDWDLIDWEEEEEELRPQFEAKYSRRERVNPISGKPEPFQPFSDKLSRLMVSVSGIFFMISLVLTAVFAVVVFRLIAMEKFASINLYFVKKNWQFATSGTGVCINFMIIMSLNVVYEKVAYLLTNLEHPRTESEWENSFALKMFLFQFVNLNSSTFYIAFFLGRFAGRPGKYNKLFDRWRLEECHPSGCLIDLCLQMGVIMFFKQIWNNFMELGYPLLQNWWSRRKMKKGGSGGQNIENKSQLPQWDQDWNLQPMNAHGLVDEYLEMVLQFGFTTIFVAAFPLAPLLALLNNIIEIRLDAYKFVTQWRRPMPARATDIGVWHGILEGIGVLAVITNAFVIAITSDYIPRFVYAFKYGPCVENSEDECLRGYMNSSLSVFEMTAADGNQTRYCRYRDYRAPPWSAVPYEFTLQFWHVLAARLAFIIVFEHLVFGIKSFIAYLIPDMPKDLCDRMRREKYLMQEMMYEAELEHLQKERKKNGRRYHHEWP
- the ano3 gene encoding anoctamin-3 isoform X2 — protein: MEDSQAPSSSSGPFHLSSPLLERWSGTSSAATGPAPLHPTISLSPSCTSFLTRSLPSESSGSSGMHTSISEILKEKSLKPSRRSLPCLVQSQTHPINLNHFLSVPLNPAPKPEADGLSQSVSTSCSLLPPHTAEEGEDLCVEEPEVSSCEPRAEESIPAQKPVSRAKLEARADSVQGKTPVGSSGLFFRDGKKRIDYILVYKKSSPQVEKRCTFEKNLRAEGLMLEKEPSLTNNDIMFVKIHAPWDALCKYAEQMNIRMPFRKKCYFTDWKSKTLGRFHRRCRQFKSWLPRNPMKLDKEALPDLEETDCYTAPFSRARMHQSRIVHHVLQRTKYEDGKSKMGINRLLGNNTYEAAFPPHEGGYKSRHPIKTHGAQNHRHLLYERWARWGIWYKYQPLDLIRRYFGEKIGLYFAWLGWYTGMLIPAALVGVFVFLYGLFTMDSSQVSKEICEANTTIMCPMCEDTCEPWTLSDSCVYAKVTYLFDNGGTVFFAIFMAIWATVFLEFWKRRRAELTYDWDLIDWEEEEEELRPQFEAKYSRRERVNPISGKPEPFQPFSDKLSRLMVSVSGIFFMISLVLTAVFAVVVFRLIAMEKFASINLYFVKKNWQFATSGTGVCINFMIIMSLNVVYEKVAYLLTNLEHPRTESEWENSFALKMFLFQFVNLNSSTFYIAFFLGRFAGRPGKYNKLFDRWRLEECHPSGCLIDLCLQMGVIMFFKQIWNNFMELGYPLLQNWWSRRKMKKGGSGGQNIENKSQLPQWDQDWNLQPMNAHGLVDEYLEMVLQFGFTTIFVAAFPLAPLLALLNNIIEIRLDAYKFVTQWRRPMPARATDIGVWHGILEGIGVLAVITNAFVIAITSDYIPRFVYAFKYGPCVENSEDECLRGYMNSSLSVFEMTAADGNQTRYCRYRDYRAPPWSAVPYEFTLQFWHVLAARLAFIIVFEHLVFGIKSFIAYLIPDMPKDLCDRMRREKYLMQEMMYEAELEHLQKERKKNGRRYHHEWP
- the ano3 gene encoding anoctamin-3 isoform X1, with protein sequence MEDSQAPSSSSGPFHLSSPLLERWSGTSSAATGPAPLHPTISLSPSCTSFLTRSLPSESSGSSGMHTSISEILKEKSLKPSRRSLPCLVQSQTHPINLNHFLSVPLNPAPKPEADGLSQSVSTSCSLLPPHTAEEGEDLCVEEPEVSSCEPRAEESIPAQKPVSRAKLEARADSVQGKTPVGSSGLFFRDGKKRIDYILVYKKSSPQVEKRCTFEKNLRAEGLMLEKEPSLTNNDIMFVKIHAPWDALCKYAEQMNIRMPFRKKCYFTDWKSKTLGRFHRRCRQFKSWLPRNPMKLDKEALPDLEETDCYTAPFSRARMHHFTINNRETFFSNSTRSRIVHHVLQRTKYEDGKSKMGINRLLGNNTYEAAFPPHEGGYKSRHPIKTHGAQNHRHLLYERWARWGIWYKYQPLDLIRRYFGEKIGLYFAWLGWYTGMLIPAALVGVFVFLYGLFTMDSSQVSKEICEANTTIMCPMCEDTCEPWTLSDSCVYAKVTYLFDNGGTVFFAIFMAIWATVFLEFWKRRRAELTYDWDLIDWEEEEEELRPQFEAKYSRRERVNPISGKPEPFQPFSDKLSRLMVSVSGIFFMISLVLTAVFAVVVFRLIAMEKFASINLYFVKKNWQFATSGTGVCINFMIIMSLNVVYEKVAYLLTNLEHPRTESEWENSFALKMFLFQFVNLNSSTFYIAFFLGRFAGRPGKYNKLFDRWRLEECHPSGCLIDLCLQMGVIMFFKQIWNNFMELGYPLLQNWWSRRKMKKGGSGGQNIENKSQLPQWDQDWNLQPMNAHGLVDEYLEMVLQFGFTTIFVAAFPLAPLLALLNNIIEIRLDAYKFVTQWRRPMPARATDIGVWHGILEGIGVLAVITNAFVIAITSDYIPRFVYAFKYGPCVENSEDECLRGYMNSSLSVFEMTAADGNQTRYCRYRDYRAPPWSAVPYEFTLQFWHVLAARLAFIIVFEHLVFGIKSFIAYLIPDMPKDLCDRMRREKYLMQEMMYEAELEHLQKERKKNGRRYHHEWP
- the ano3 gene encoding anoctamin-3 isoform X4; this translates as MVHHSGSIQSFKQQKGMHTSISEILKEKSLKPSRRSLPCLVQSQTHPINLNHFLSVPLNPAPKPEADGLSQSVSTSCSLLPPHTEEGEDLCVEEPEVSSCEPRAEESIPAQKPVSRAKLEARADSVQGKTPVGSSGLFFRDGKKRIDYILVYKKSSPQVEKRCTFEKNLRAEGLMLEKEPSLTNNDIMFVKIHAPWDALCKYAEQMNIRMPFRKKCYFTDWKSKTLGRFHRRCRQFKSWLPRNPMKLDKEALPDLEETDCYTAPFSRARMHHFTINNRETFFSNSTRSRIVHHVLQRTKYEDGKSKMGINRLLGNNTYEAAFPPHEGGYKSRHPIKTHGAQNHRHLLYERWARWGIWYKYQPLDLIRRYFGEKIGLYFAWLGWYTGMLIPAALVGVFVFLYGLFTMDSSQVSKEICEANTTIMCPMCEDTCEPWTLSDSCVYAKVTYLFDNGGTVFFAIFMAIWATVFLEFWKRRRAELTYDWDLIDWEEEEEELRPQFEAKYSRRERVNPISGKPEPFQPFSDKLSRLMVSVSGIFFMISLVLTAVFAVVVFRLIAMEKFASINLYFVKKNWQFATSGTGVCINFMIIMSLNVVYEKVAYLLTNLEHPRTESEWENSFALKMFLFQFVNLNSSTFYIAFFLGRFAGRPGKYNKLFDRWRLEECHPSGCLIDLCLQMGVIMFFKQIWNNFMELGYPLLQNWWSRRKMKKGGSGGQNIENKSQLPQWDQDWNLQPMNAHGLVDEYLEMVLQFGFTTIFVAAFPLAPLLALLNNIIEIRLDAYKFVTQWRRPMPARATDIGVWHGILEGIGVLAVITNAFVIAITSDYIPRFVYAFKYGPCVENSEDECLRGYMNSSLSVFEMTAADGNQTRYCRYRDYRAPPWSAVPYEFTLQFWHVLAARLAFIIVFEHLVFGIKSFIAYLIPDMPKDLCDRMRREKYLMQEMMYEAELEHLQKERKKNGRRYHHEWP